The DNA region ATATAGGAGAGGTAATAATAGAATGTCCAAAAGGTGGTGCAGGCAAAACTTTAGAGAAGTCAAGATGGTCAGAAGAAGAAAAAGGTGTGAAGTAAAGGTTAAGATAGCAAACATAATGCGTGATGAACATTCGGTGACTAGCAGATGACATCCTTTCTCgacatcccttcggattgtttaTGCCAGACCTAGTAGCTACAATTTTTGGTTATTATTCTTTATTAAGAAGTACACTTTCTAATTTATTTGATTGTATTTGCTAATAGCTTGAGGAAAATGATTAAAAATTAGGGCTCTGTCACTTTCTTTCTACACAAGTCAAATGGGTAATATTGGAAGTCGAAATTTGGACCTTCTGCTCTGTTTTCTTTTAAGAATAAGAACATGATAGATACAAGCATTCTAATAAATGCAAGTGTAAATTCTACTGTGGTTGAACATTCACTATGTGTCTATTAACTTAGTTTTCTCTTTAAGAAAGTTTCTTGTCTTCATCACGCGATTATTCCGATCCGAACTTCTTTGCGTCTATTTTTAAGTTGGAATTTAATAAGTAGTAATGACGAAATATTCTGTTGGCTACGGTAATTGTTGCAACACTCTATTTTGttatcaaaataatatttttgggtaTACTTATAAAAAATATCTGGTATCGAAATTAAATGCTACTAGTTACCAGGCCATTTATCTCTTTGCAGATGTTATCACCCTATCATCAGGGGGAAGCATTTTAAGAGCTTGGAACCTTCCTGATGGCCAGATGGTGTGGGAGTCGTTCCTTCGTGGATTAAAGCCCTCCAGGTCATTGTTATTGACTCCAGTAAGTGCAgaattttatttcactattttttcCTCTTACAAgcattcttgatatgtatagagcATCAAAATTGTACACTTTTCACTGCTGCAGTTAGACACAATTTAAAGTGTTAGCACCTTTAAGTAAAATACTTGAAGAAATGTGATTTCCATGTTAGCTTAAGGCCAGAAGTGAACACCATTGATGGACAAATCTTCTGTTTTCTTTTTCCAGACGAACTTGAAAGCTGACAAGGACAATGTGATTCTTGTGTATGGCAATGGCTACCTGCATTATCTTTCGAGCATTGATGGTGACATTCTCTGGAAGATGGATTTATCACATAAAGGGTTTGCAACTTACTGCAAATCATATTGTGTCTTCCTGTTTAATCTTAAAAAATGTTGATCATATATGTGCTCCTTCCATTGCAGCGTTGACATTCAACATTTGATTCATCCGGAAGGAAGTGAGACAATATATGCTATAGGAGTGAGTGATTTGTCCCAGTTTGAAGCATATATAATCAATGCTAGGAGTGGTGAACTGCTGAAGCACAGCAGTATGTCATTTCCTGGTGGATTTTCCGGTGATATATCTCTGGTCGCAAGTGACAAAGCTGTGGTGCTGGACTCTTCTGGGTCAATTTTAGTCTCTATAAGCTTCATTGAGGGAGAAATAAAATTTCAGCCGGTGAACATTGCCAATCTTGTTCAGCACATCTCAGGCTCGGCAGTGCTATTGCCTTCTAAACTTGCAGGAATGGTCGCTGTGAAAATTGGGAAATCTTTGTCATTCATCAAAGTTACCAATGAAGGCAGATTGGAGGCGGTAGATACAATTCCTCATGTTGAAGCTGTAAGTGATTCTTTGCCTTTTTCAGAAGGCCAAAGCGGTTTTGGGCTGATTCAGCATGATGGTACCAAGATTCATCTCACATTAAAGACTGGTAATGATTGGAAGAGCCATTTACTTAAAGAAAGTTTCAAAATAGACCAACATAGGGGACTTGTCCATAAGGTTTTCATCAACAACTATATCCGGACAGACCGAACATATGGATTTAGGGCTTTGATTGTCATGGAAGACCATTCACTGCTATTGATGCAGCAGAGTGAGATTGTTTGGAATAGAGAAGATGGACTTGCATCTATTATAGATGTTACAACCTCAGAATTGCCTGTAGAGAAGGATGGGGTCTCTGTCGCAAAAGTGGAGCATAGCCTCTTTGAATGGCTCAAGGTACAAAGCTCCTAGAACTGTTTCAAATTTAAGTTTATATAGAAGGCATCATAGCTTTTGattcataatttttcatataaataCACAAATGTCATTGTTATtttgacaaaatgtatgttgatccctAACAATAAAAAAAGGTATGTTGATCCTTGATACTTTAGCTTCCTTATTTTCGAAGACATTATTTTGGACCTTATGTTTAACTCCCTTATGAGTTGGTCATAACATCTTAATCATCTATTTGTTAATTTTAAGGTCGTAAGATTGGGAAAAAATTTATAATGAATCTTTTTTACACTTCTTATCCTTGATATAGAAACATAACAATGGAAGTGGTACTTATGGTCTATGATCTCTGTTGCAGTGTTTGTTTAATTTGATGATATCTTTGACACTGATTTTCTATTTTGTTGTACCTGACTGTGTGTCTTCTATCTCGTTCTTTTGTTGCAAGGGACATCTGCTGAAACTTAAAGGGACCCTAATGCTTGCCACCCCTGATGATATAGCAGTGATTCAGAGACTGAGGTTACAAAGTGCTGAGAAAAGCAAGATGACTCGAGACCACAATGGGTTTAGGAAGCTACTCATTGTACTTACGCGAGCAGGAAAACTTTTTGCTATTCACACAGGAGATGGGAGAATTGTTTGGTCTCTCTTACTGAATGCTTTTCGTAAATCAGTGACATGTGAAAATCCCAGGGGGCTCAAGATACATCAGTGGCAGGTGCCCCATCATCATGCATTAGATGACAACCCATCAGTCCTTGTGGTTGGCACTTGTGGACTTAATTCAGATGCATCTGGAATTCTCTCTTTTGTTGATGCTTACAAAGGAGTGGAGCTTAATTACATAGCACCTCATCATTCTATTTCACAAGTTATTCCACTGCCATTTACGGATTCCATCGAGCAGCGCCTGCATCTGCTAATAGATGCTGAGGGGTATGGCCACCTGTATCCCAAAAATCCTGAGGCAATTAGCATTTTTCAGGAGGAGTTGGGAAACATATATTGGTACTCAGTTGAAGTAAATAGTAATGTCTTAAGGGGACATGTGGTGAAGAAGAATTGCGTACCTGAGATAGGTGATGACTATCGTTTTGAATCCAGTGACCTTTGGTCTGTTGTATTCCCCTCGGATTCAGAAAAGATCATTGCAACATCAACAAGAAAACTAAGTGAGGTATTCTTTtgcgtttttctttattcttttaataTCAATTGAAAATATTTGCTGCTGATGGCTAAGCTATGATTGGAGGCTGGTTCCATTACATTTCTAATGTTTAACTGGGTCTGAGGAGAGACATTGATGGACCCCGTGACACTCTTTCctgtttcctctttttttctttcgtGAAATATATACCCCTTCATCTTTCAGATTGGGTTTACTAGCTAAGCTATCATGTAATGGTTTGGTTGCTTTATAACGTACTTCTAATTTTATATGTGAATCGCCAACAAGTTTCTGGTTGAGACAGAGttgattgatatatatgaatatttgCAATTTACTTTgtattctctttttagttatcTGTGCCTCATGACATTGATCTTATTGGTGAGTGGCCCTGGGCTGACCATCTGGATATGCTAGTCGGTTGGCTACAACCTCTCTCTTTCAGTTACTGGTGGGATGATAACATATGTTTTTTTGGTCCTATTGCATCTGATTTTACTCTAATTATCTGCTACATTGGAAGAGGATCTTGTAACTTCAGTACTAATAAAGCATCAGAAGATGGGCTGCTTAAGGGATGAGATGCTGGGAAAATATCAGAATTCTTTGGTATGAAATTAGAAGCTTGAAAGGTAAAAAGAATATGAGGATGATGGTATAATAGTTTTTGATGTAGAAAGGGATGGGATGAAGGAGGTCTCTAGGCTCATGAATCATGGCAGGATGAAATGCTAATTTTGAGAAATCTTGTCCAATTCTGGGAACAGAGAGGAAGAGGAAGTTAAATCCAGGCAATTTGTGAAGGGTCTTAATTCTTATACTTAATAGTTTGTGCAGCATGACTGTGTTAACTCGGAGATGAAGAATTCTTTTCATAGTATGATCAATGATGATAAGTTTGGTTCCCAAGGAAACTTGGGAGCCTAAACTTTCAGTTCACTTTCTGTTGACTCGTCTAAATCTCGGTTAATAGAGTCCATTCATCACCCAATTACATGAAAATTGATGTAAAGGAATCAAGTTTTTGACAAGCTATTAATATAGTCAAATGTAAATTATTAAAAGATCCCTGCAACAACAACAAATGCAGAAGTTATCTTGAGCACATAGTTTTTGTTTTTGGGACTTTTAGGTGGTTATCATGGTCCTTCGTCAGGTGTAGGTATTATTGAACCATATAATAGAAAAGAAATCACGTGCTTATGTAGCTCTAGTTTCTCACCAGGCCTTCTTTTAACCTATCCAGCTCTTGATGCTGAATTTGTAGAATGTAATACACTCTCTGATGTTATTCTTTCAGGTGGTTCATACACAAGCTAAGGTAACATCGGACCAGGATGTGTCGTACAAATATATATCTAAGAATCTTCTGTTTGTGGCCACTGTTACACCCAAATCTACTGGTGAGATTGGCTCAGTAATTCCAGAAGATTCCTGGCTGTTTGTTTATCTTGTTGACACGATAACTGGCCGTGTACTGCACCGGATGTCTCATCATGGCTCGCAGGGACCTGTCCATGCAGTAAGTTTACCTTGCTCTCCATTTATCAGCACTTGTGAAGATATTAGTTAGCATACTATCTTCACCATCTTTACTTTCAAATCAACTGAGCATTGTGACACATTTCTTTGTCTCTGAAGGTCTTTAGTGAGAATTGGGTTGTCTACCACTACTTCAATCTACGAGCACATAGATATGAAATGTCTGTCATTGAGATCTATGATCAGTCTCGAGCGGTACATTTTGCTTCCGAAATATATTTTTCTTGTTCTCTTTGGTCGTGCATTTTTCCATATTTGAATTGGTAACTAACTGTAGGACAACAAAGATGTGTTGAAGCTTGTGTTGGGAAAGCATAATCTCACAGCAGCTCTCTCTTCCTACTCACGTCCTGAAGTGATAACTAAATCTCAATCGTACTTTTTCCCACACTCTGTGAAAACAATGGCAGTGACGGCAACAGCAAAAGGCATTACTTCCAGGCAGCTGCTTATTGGTACAATTGGGGATCAGGTTAGGTTTACTAATTTTTTGTCTAAATATCTTTGGCCTTCCTATAGCAACTCTACTATTATTCATTTGGATAagtttgaactttctcaattgtTGTGCATCTCTGTTATGCTTTAAATGCAATTTCAAGAAGACACTTTTGTTAGCCTTTTCCAGGGAGACCCATGATTTTAGTTTCCTTGACTACATATCCATTTAATGCTCCATCTATTGATATAATTCAGGTTTTGGCACTTGACAAGCGTTATCTAGATCCTCGAAGAACAGTGAACCCTACTCAAGCTGAAAAAGAGGAAGGGATTATACCTCTTACCGACACATTGCCAATTATGCCACAGGTGAGAACTTTATTTTTGAACTTCTGATAAGGCAAAGATGGAGTTTTCTTGAGCAAAGAAAACTTGCATATCTTTGAGGCCAATATTTGATAGGCAAGTAGAACATGCCATATGTATATCTTCTTGGTAAAGAAGTAACATATTTGCTTCAATTAAAGTGATAGGTTGGTTGAATCTGTATCTCGAGGTCTCTATATGTACACTTGGTTATACTTTACTTTGGGTAATCCCATTATTTTCACTGTGTTGCCTGACCAAGTGTATCAAAGGCTAAAGGCCAAACTTTCACTAACCATCATCCAGCTTTCCAATCTCATGGTTCGGTTAAGATGGCATTCACATTCATCATGTTGGTCTAGATAGAAGTGCGTTGTTTTCTGATTATCCTCTTGTGTAAACTGAGCCCAAGCAATTGATATTGAATGTTCTTCTAGATTAGGGACCTGATTTTGAGTACTCTAGTT from Nicotiana tabacum cultivar K326 chromosome 24, ASM71507v2, whole genome shotgun sequence includes:
- the LOC107817260 gene encoding uncharacterized protein LOC107817260, whose translation is MAIRAFLLLLILFSSSYYAVALYEDQVGLMDWHQQYIGKVKNAVFQTQKAGRKRVVVSTEENVIASLDLRHGEIFWRHVLGDNDTIDAIDISMGKYVITLSSGGSILRAWNLPDGQMVWESFLRGLKPSRSLLLTPTNLKADKDNVILVYGNGYLHYLSSIDGDILWKMDLSHKGVDIQHLIHPEGSETIYAIGVSDLSQFEAYIINARSGELLKHSSMSFPGGFSGDISLVASDKAVVLDSSGSILVSISFIEGEIKFQPVNIANLVQHISGSAVLLPSKLAGMVAVKIGKSLSFIKVTNEGRLEAVDTIPHVEAVSDSLPFSEGQSGFGLIQHDGTKIHLTLKTGNDWKSHLLKESFKIDQHRGLVHKVFINNYIRTDRTYGFRALIVMEDHSLLLMQQSEIVWNREDGLASIIDVTTSELPVEKDGVSVAKVEHSLFEWLKGHLLKLKGTLMLATPDDIAVIQRLRLQSAEKSKMTRDHNGFRKLLIVLTRAGKLFAIHTGDGRIVWSLLLNAFRKSVTCENPRGLKIHQWQVPHHHALDDNPSVLVVGTCGLNSDASGILSFVDAYKGVELNYIAPHHSISQVIPLPFTDSIEQRLHLLIDAEGYGHLYPKNPEAISIFQEELGNIYWYSVEVNSNVLRGHVVKKNCVPEIGDDYRFESSDLWSVVFPSDSEKIIATSTRKLSEVVHTQAKVTSDQDVSYKYISKNLLFVATVTPKSTGEIGSVIPEDSWLFVYLVDTITGRVLHRMSHHGSQGPVHAVFSENWVVYHYFNLRAHRYEMSVIEIYDQSRADNKDVLKLVLGKHNLTAALSSYSRPEVITKSQSYFFPHSVKTMAVTATAKGITSRQLLIGTIGDQVLALDKRYLDPRRTVNPTQAEKEEGIIPLTDTLPIMPQAYVTHALKVEGLRNIITVPAKLESTTLVFAHGVDLFFTRLAPSRTYDSLTEDFSYALLLITIVALVIAIFVTWIWSERKELEEKWR